In Gimesia chilikensis, one DNA window encodes the following:
- a CDS encoding efflux RND transporter periplasmic adaptor subunit gives MTVAEPVVKQVVFNEDFTGTLASVASVDIRARVAGFLEKIDFQPSDDVKKGQLLFVIQQDEYQAALDKANAQMEAAKAQLVDAQATLDRYTELLKKQAVTPQDVNDATAARDKAKAAVMGAQADIEQAQINMGYTTIKSPIDGKISRNLVDVGNLVGSGENTLLTSIVTMDPIYVYFDASERLWLQALKKKRAPGSKDPLKVHVGLSDEEGYPHIGTIDFANNKIDPGTGTIQVRAVLENKEGYLYPGLYVRVRVYGDPIPGAVLVQDVSIGTDLAGKYLLIVGKDNIVEKRQVEIGQLDNGMRVILKGIKPGEKYIAEGIQRARPGKPVTITNNQPAGNQQNAGGQQQNKQAAPQQAKPAAEPKKTGDAQGKPAAATDNKQN, from the coding sequence GTGACAGTTGCAGAACCGGTTGTCAAACAGGTGGTCTTCAATGAAGATTTCACCGGAACACTGGCTTCCGTCGCCTCGGTGGATATTCGCGCCCGCGTCGCAGGATTCCTGGAAAAGATCGACTTTCAGCCATCTGACGATGTTAAAAAAGGGCAGTTGCTGTTTGTGATTCAGCAGGACGAGTACCAGGCGGCTCTGGATAAAGCCAATGCTCAGATGGAAGCAGCCAAGGCACAACTTGTCGATGCTCAGGCAACCCTGGATCGCTATACCGAACTGTTAAAGAAACAGGCCGTCACGCCCCAGGATGTGAACGATGCCACCGCAGCCCGTGATAAAGCCAAGGCAGCTGTCATGGGAGCGCAGGCGGATATCGAGCAGGCTCAGATTAATATGGGCTATACCACAATCAAATCTCCCATTGATGGCAAGATCAGTCGAAACCTGGTCGATGTCGGCAACCTGGTCGGCTCCGGAGAAAACACGCTGCTCACGAGTATCGTGACGATGGATCCGATCTATGTCTATTTTGATGCCAGTGAGCGTCTCTGGCTGCAGGCTTTGAAGAAGAAACGCGCTCCGGGGAGCAAAGATCCCTTGAAGGTACATGTGGGGCTCTCAGACGAAGAAGGCTATCCACACATCGGTACCATCGACTTTGCGAATAATAAAATCGATCCAGGCACAGGTACTATTCAGGTGCGAGCGGTACTGGAGAATAAAGAGGGTTATCTTTATCCGGGGCTGTATGTTCGCGTCCGCGTCTACGGTGATCCGATTCCCGGAGCAGTTCTGGTTCAGGACGTCTCCATCGGGACCGACCTCGCAGGGAAATACCTGCTGATCGTGGGGAAAGATAATATCGTCGAGAAGCGACAGGTGGAAATCGGTCAGCTCGATAACGGTATGCGGGTGATTCTGAAAGGGATCAAGCCGGGAGAGAAATATATCGCAGAAGGCATTCAGCGCGCCCGTCCCGGAAAACCGGTGACGATTACCAATAATCAGCCTGCAGGAAACCAGCAGAACGCGGGTGGTCAGCAGCAGAATAAACAGGCAGCACCGCAGCAGGCAAAACCCGCTGCGGAACCGAAGAAAACCGGTGATGCGCAGGGTAAACCTGCCGCTGCAACTGATAACAAGCAGAACTGA
- a CDS encoding CorA family divalent cation transporter: MQDSSLLPATWNVPVEFHDRLGKQVGRQRTMVAEGHLLIILHAPPEPEDTYRKGRFFWREPDATWHASEFKSGPDALNAHFEEYETLLEDYDEKVDQATSSLDYLEVLNHLGPLYRALAHATQALQLAREAIPKDKLLIDYRDNAYRLERTAELLITDAKNALEYIVAKQAEEQAKVSARIELSSHRLNLLIAYFFPIATLSTIFGSNFRHGYEQYLTPYPFWIMVATGLGLGFLIHLFLKRGPR, translated from the coding sequence ATGCAGGATTCTTCACTTTTACCGGCGACGTGGAATGTCCCCGTAGAATTTCATGATCGACTGGGAAAACAGGTTGGGCGCCAGAGAACCATGGTTGCAGAAGGGCACCTGTTAATCATCCTGCACGCGCCTCCTGAGCCTGAAGACACTTACCGTAAAGGCCGTTTCTTCTGGCGCGAACCGGATGCCACCTGGCACGCTTCTGAATTTAAAAGCGGCCCCGATGCGTTGAATGCCCACTTCGAGGAATATGAGACGCTGCTGGAAGACTATGACGAAAAGGTGGACCAGGCGACCAGCTCGCTCGACTACCTCGAAGTACTGAATCACCTGGGGCCTCTGTATCGGGCCCTGGCGCATGCCACGCAGGCCCTGCAGTTGGCACGCGAGGCGATTCCGAAAGACAAACTGCTGATCGACTATCGCGATAATGCCTATCGACTGGAACGAACCGCCGAACTGTTGATTACAGATGCCAAAAATGCGCTGGAATATATTGTTGCAAAACAGGCGGAAGAACAGGCCAAAGTCTCCGCACGCATCGAACTTTCGTCGCACCGACTGAATCTGCTCATAGCTTATTTCTTCCCGATCGCCACACTCAGTACGATTTTCGGTTCCAACTTTCGGCACGGCTACGAACAGTACCTGACACCCTACCCGTTCTGGATCATGGTCGCGACCGGACTGGGGCTCGGTTTTTTGATTCACCTGTTTCTCAAACGGGGTCCGCGGTGA
- a CDS encoding FAD-dependent oxidoreductase yields MKIAIAGGGIAGTAAAALLARQGHTVTLFEQAVHCGPVGAGIMIQPVGQWVLQQLGLYEQIAAESARLNAIEAVRESGKRLIRLEYQRLHPDLFGLGVHRGRLFTALLNLAQQAGTEIHEGSRVIGYQNGSAGLTLQLEQGECEEQFDFLIAVDGSRSQLRSVSGIPQRGVEYEYGALWATGKCTAVHDHLLQLVSGTRRLAGLLPIGQDECSFFWGLTADQFSRYQQQGFDQWMQEVLTLCPLAEELLKQTTGFQDYTFTTYRSISLRNWHAERVIFMGDAAHPTSPHLGQGANLALEDVWIFAECLQQQGDFQSTCRLYEARRRSKLRFYQRITGWLSPFFQSPGVLRGWGRDLSLPVMSQTPVLREQMLKTLCGFKTGWLHSSQPGK; encoded by the coding sequence ATGAAGATTGCGATCGCAGGTGGTGGAATCGCGGGCACTGCGGCGGCAGCTCTGCTCGCCCGACAGGGGCATACTGTGACGCTCTTTGAACAGGCGGTTCACTGTGGTCCGGTGGGAGCGGGGATCATGATCCAGCCTGTGGGACAATGGGTTCTCCAGCAGTTGGGCCTCTATGAGCAGATCGCTGCGGAGTCCGCTCGACTTAATGCGATTGAAGCCGTCCGGGAATCGGGTAAGCGTCTGATTCGTCTGGAATACCAACGACTGCATCCCGATCTGTTTGGGCTGGGGGTGCATCGGGGACGACTGTTTACCGCGCTGTTGAATCTCGCTCAACAGGCGGGCACTGAAATCCACGAAGGATCCCGGGTGATCGGTTATCAGAATGGATCAGCCGGATTGACCCTGCAACTGGAACAGGGAGAATGTGAAGAGCAGTTCGATTTTCTGATCGCCGTCGATGGCTCGCGCTCACAGCTGCGCTCAGTCAGCGGGATTCCGCAGAGGGGCGTCGAATACGAGTACGGGGCGCTCTGGGCCACGGGAAAATGTACCGCGGTCCACGATCATCTGCTGCAACTGGTCTCCGGAACACGGCGGCTGGCCGGTCTGTTGCCAATCGGGCAGGATGAATGCAGCTTTTTCTGGGGACTGACGGCAGACCAGTTCAGCCGCTACCAGCAGCAGGGCTTCGACCAGTGGATGCAGGAAGTGCTGACACTCTGTCCGCTGGCAGAAGAACTGTTGAAACAGACCACCGGCTTTCAGGATTACACCTTTACCACTTATCGCAGCATCTCACTTCGTAACTGGCATGCAGAGCGTGTTATTTTCATGGGAGACGCCGCTCATCCCACCAGCCCGCATCTGGGACAGGGGGCCAATCTGGCACTGGAGGATGTCTGGATCTTTGCCGAATGCCTGCAACAGCAGGGGGACTTTCAGTCTACCTGTCGCCTCTATGAAGCCCGCCGACGCAGCAAGCTTCGTTTCTATCAGCGGATCACGGGCTGGCTTTCACCATTCTTTCAGTCACCCGGAGTGCTCCGCGGCTGGGGCCGCGATCTCAGTCTGCCCGTCATGAGTCAGACTCCAGTCTTGCGCGAGCAGATGCTCAAAACACTCTGTGGCTTCAAGACCGGCTGGTTACACAGTTCTCAACCTGGTAAGTAG
- a CDS encoding M81 family metallopeptidase, whose amino-acid sequence MRIATGGVLHETSTYSDLPTTLNDFINDRGLFRGQEIMETFPGANVCIGGFIDAAKRHGFELIPLLWTFAFPSGLIERKTYDDLLAEFLERLKAAEDEGGPVDGVLLDLHGAMVIDGIEDGDGHFISKVREYLGDDRPILVTPDMHGNHSPLRVEQATAILGYDTYPHIDMNERGQEAADLIVRIINGEVKPVMTLRQIPLFWSTACQVTAHMPMREVMDYAHEIETRPGILGVTVSTGFPWADIPEVGPSIIVVADNDQELADKTADELSGWIWERRRRWYKLPFSVTDAIKEGQEIGKFPIILADHADNTGGGTAGDSTEILQTFLDMKLDKALILYIVDPEVVALAHEAGVGGTIETEVGGKSNPIQGPPVKMKATVKALSQGEFKYDGPMYAGLTGNMGPSAWIQQDGVNVVVVTAREQPFGPAFSKTLGIDCESMNYISVKSSAHFRASFEPFAGSIFNVEARAIHTHDFAKLNHQRRKQDFYPVEIPYESAPDI is encoded by the coding sequence ATGCGAATCGCAACCGGCGGTGTGCTTCATGAAACCAGCACCTACTCTGATCTTCCCACCACGCTGAATGATTTCATCAATGACCGTGGTCTGTTTCGTGGTCAGGAGATCATGGAGACGTTTCCCGGCGCAAATGTCTGTATTGGCGGCTTCATTGACGCAGCCAAACGACACGGATTCGAACTGATTCCGCTGCTGTGGACGTTTGCATTTCCCAGCGGTCTGATCGAACGGAAGACTTATGACGACCTGCTGGCTGAGTTCCTGGAGCGGCTGAAAGCAGCCGAAGACGAAGGGGGCCCGGTCGACGGTGTGCTGCTGGACCTGCACGGGGCGATGGTCATCGATGGCATTGAGGATGGCGACGGCCACTTCATTTCGAAAGTACGCGAATACCTGGGAGACGACCGGCCGATCCTGGTGACTCCAGACATGCACGGCAACCATTCTCCTCTCCGCGTGGAACAGGCGACCGCCATCCTGGGTTACGACACCTATCCGCATATCGATATGAATGAGCGCGGGCAGGAAGCCGCGGATCTCATCGTGCGGATTATCAACGGCGAGGTCAAACCGGTGATGACACTCCGGCAGATTCCGCTGTTCTGGAGCACCGCCTGCCAGGTAACCGCACATATGCCGATGAGAGAGGTCATGGATTACGCGCATGAAATCGAAACCCGCCCCGGTATTCTGGGCGTCACCGTCTCGACGGGATTTCCCTGGGCCGACATCCCTGAAGTTGGACCGTCGATCATCGTCGTGGCTGACAATGACCAGGAACTGGCAGACAAAACGGCGGACGAACTGAGTGGCTGGATCTGGGAACGAAGACGCCGCTGGTACAAACTGCCCTTCTCGGTCACCGATGCGATCAAAGAGGGCCAGGAAATCGGCAAGTTCCCGATCATCCTGGCCGATCACGCCGACAATACAGGTGGTGGTACCGCCGGCGATTCGACCGAGATCCTGCAGACCTTTCTGGACATGAAACTGGACAAGGCTTTGATTCTGTATATCGTCGATCCCGAGGTCGTGGCGCTGGCCCACGAAGCTGGCGTAGGGGGCACGATTGAAACTGAGGTCGGCGGCAAGTCTAATCCGATCCAGGGGCCTCCGGTGAAGATGAAAGCCACCGTCAAAGCGCTGTCCCAGGGCGAGTTCAAGTACGATGGTCCGATGTATGCAGGGCTGACGGGGAACATGGGTCCCTCTGCCTGGATTCAGCAGGATGGCGTCAACGTGGTGGTGGTGACTGCCCGCGAACAGCCTTTCGGGCCGGCGTTTTCCAAGACGCTGGGAATTGATTGTGAATCGATGAACTACATCTCTGTCAAATCATCGGCGCACTTCCGAGCCAGTTTTGAACCATTCGCCGGCTCGATCTTCAACGTGGAAGCCCGTGCGATTCACACGCACGACTTTGCCAAACTGAACCACCAGCGCAGAAAGCAGGATTTCTATCCGGTCGAAATCCCTTACGAATCGGCACCGGATATTTAA
- a CDS encoding translation initiation factor: MRLFEGTPFDRPPRCEKCDQLEEECICPPEPPFRIPPEQQTARLSIEKRKKGKRVTVIRGLPAEGNDLPELLKQIKDRCGAGGALKDEDLEIQGEQLDRVRETLQQMGFKVKG, translated from the coding sequence ATGCGCCTGTTTGAAGGAACCCCCTTTGACCGACCTCCCCGCTGCGAAAAATGCGATCAGCTGGAAGAGGAATGCATCTGCCCTCCCGAGCCACCGTTTCGGATTCCACCCGAGCAGCAGACTGCGCGGCTGTCGATCGAAAAACGCAAAAAGGGGAAACGCGTCACCGTGATCCGTGGGTTGCCCGCGGAAGGCAATGATCTCCCTGAACTCTTGAAACAGATCAAAGACCGCTGTGGCGCCGGCGGCGCACTCAAGGACGAAGATCTGGAAATTCAGGGAGAACAACTGGACCGGGTTCGCGAGACTCTCCAGCAGATGGGCTTCAAGGTCAAAGGTTGA
- a CDS encoding ATP-binding cassette domain-containing protein — MSLLSLSEVSFTWSGPPLLDGISLEINAGERIGLLGRNGAGKSTLMKIIAGELDADHGDIKRDKDLRVARLVQEVPAGGAHQIHEFVAEAAAPFYEHDWEVDHAVDQILARMGLVGDEIFESLSSGMKRRVLLARAIVQSPDILLLDEPTNHLDIPAIKWLEQFLQSYEGTLLFVTHDRVFLQALATRIIEIDRGHMYDWTCDYDTFLKRKEAFLEAEEKQNALFDKKLAEEEVWIRQGIKARRTRNEGRVRALKKMREERKQRRTQVGNVNLQVASADRSGQMVIEAKDVSFSYGDEPVIRNFTTLISRGDKIGIIGRNGAGKTTLLKLMLGDLQPDSGTIRVGTNLEVLYFDQLREQIEEEKTVIENVGEGQETLTIDGKPRNIYGYLQDFLFTPERARRPARFLSGGERNRLLLAKLFKRPANLFVLDEPTNDLDAETLELLEELICNHPATLLLVSHDRAFLNNVVTATLVVDEDGSVKEYAGGYDDYLRQSENSKAVEEKKPESKPQPVASSEKPKPKAKLSYKEERELEQIPQQIEALEQEQTELQSAMSDPDFFKQSSDIITDASNRLQTIQSELERLLERWEELESRVQ; from the coding sequence ATGTCACTGTTGAGCTTGAGTGAAGTCTCCTTTACCTGGAGTGGTCCGCCACTGCTGGATGGCATCAGTCTCGAAATCAATGCGGGAGAACGCATCGGGCTGCTGGGACGTAACGGGGCCGGTAAATCCACGCTGATGAAAATTATCGCGGGCGAACTGGATGCGGACCACGGGGACATCAAACGTGATAAAGACCTCCGCGTGGCACGTCTCGTTCAGGAAGTCCCCGCAGGGGGCGCACACCAGATCCATGAATTCGTCGCGGAAGCGGCGGCTCCCTTCTACGAGCATGACTGGGAAGTCGATCATGCCGTCGATCAGATCCTCGCTCGCATGGGACTGGTCGGGGATGAAATCTTCGAATCCCTCTCCTCGGGTATGAAACGCCGGGTATTACTGGCGCGGGCGATTGTGCAGTCCCCGGACATCCTGCTACTCGATGAACCGACCAACCATCTGGATATCCCTGCAATCAAATGGCTGGAACAGTTCCTGCAATCCTACGAGGGAACACTGCTGTTCGTCACCCACGACCGGGTCTTCCTGCAGGCCCTGGCGACGCGGATCATCGAAATCGACCGCGGTCACATGTACGACTGGACCTGCGACTACGATACCTTCCTTAAACGTAAAGAAGCGTTTCTCGAAGCGGAAGAAAAACAGAACGCATTATTCGATAAGAAGCTGGCAGAAGAAGAGGTCTGGATCCGCCAGGGCATCAAGGCCCGTCGTACCCGCAACGAAGGGCGCGTCCGAGCCTTAAAGAAAATGCGGGAAGAACGCAAACAACGCCGCACCCAGGTGGGGAACGTCAATCTGCAGGTTGCCAGTGCCGACCGCTCGGGGCAAATGGTGATCGAAGCCAAAGACGTCTCCTTCTCGTATGGTGACGAACCGGTCATTCGCAACTTTACGACACTCATCTCTCGGGGAGACAAAATCGGAATCATCGGCCGCAACGGTGCCGGTAAGACCACGCTGTTAAAACTGATGCTGGGAGACTTGCAGCCGGACAGTGGCACGATTCGGGTGGGAACCAATCTGGAAGTCCTGTACTTCGATCAGCTTCGCGAGCAGATCGAAGAAGAGAAGACGGTGATCGAAAACGTTGGTGAAGGTCAGGAGACGCTCACCATCGATGGCAAGCCCCGCAACATTTACGGATACCTGCAGGATTTTCTCTTCACGCCGGAACGGGCCCGCCGACCGGCCCGTTTTCTTTCCGGAGGAGAACGCAACCGGTTATTACTCGCCAAGCTCTTCAAACGCCCGGCCAACCTGTTCGTGCTGGACGAACCGACCAACGACCTGGATGCAGAAACCCTGGAACTGCTGGAAGAACTGATTTGTAATCATCCCGCAACGCTGCTGCTCGTCAGCCACGACCGGGCGTTTCTGAATAACGTGGTCACCGCCACACTCGTCGTTGATGAGGATGGAAGCGTCAAGGAATACGCAGGCGGTTACGATGATTATCTCAGACAGTCTGAAAACAGCAAAGCCGTCGAAGAGAAGAAGCCAGAGTCAAAACCCCAACCAGTAGCCAGCTCGGAAAAACCGAAGCCGAAGGCCAAGCTGAGTTATAAAGAAGAACGGGAACTGGAACAGATTCCTCAACAGATCGAAGCACTGGAACAGGAACAGACCGAACTGCAGTCGGCGATGTCTGATCCTGACTTTTTCAAACAGAGCAGCGATATCATCACGGATGCCTCGAATCGTCTGCAAACGATTCAGAGCGAACTGGAACGTCTGCTCGAACGCTGGGAAGAACTGGAATCACGCGTTCAATAA
- a CDS encoding sialidase family protein — MRSLFTTCFAFLITCSVLTPVKGISAEPDDQSDPALVAPPINTNPGPEYADDTRMFQGIPGLERSKDGRLWALWYSGGITEGELNYVILVTSGDDGKTWSGPKLVIDPPGPVRAYDPALWRDPSGKLWLFWAQSYRWWDGRSGVWAITTDEADKENPTWSNPRRICNGIMMNKPTVLPNGDWLLPVAVWKQPAKEAIEYRFDLPEERGGNIIISRDQGKTFELLGQTDVPERTFDEHMIVERKDGSLWTLVRTRYGIGESISTDGGKTWSPGKASTIPHINARFFIRRLNSGNLLLVRHNPTDRKTRRDLTAYISKDDGKTWEGGLLLDERPGVSYPDGVQSKDGTIYIIYDYSRTGDKNILMSTFTEEDVLAGKPVSGKVRQRVLINQATGEIPRK; from the coding sequence TTGCGCTCTCTGTTTACCACCTGCTTCGCTTTTCTGATCACCTGCTCTGTACTGACTCCAGTCAAAGGCATCAGTGCCGAACCCGATGACCAATCTGACCCCGCCCTGGTTGCTCCGCCAATCAATACGAATCCCGGTCCGGAATACGCGGATGACACGCGGATGTTCCAGGGAATCCCGGGACTGGAACGGTCTAAAGACGGTCGTCTGTGGGCCCTCTGGTATTCCGGTGGTATTACGGAAGGGGAACTGAACTACGTCATTCTGGTAACCAGTGGTGATGATGGCAAAACCTGGTCGGGTCCTAAACTGGTCATCGATCCTCCTGGCCCCGTGCGTGCATATGACCCCGCGTTATGGCGGGATCCCTCGGGAAAGCTGTGGCTGTTCTGGGCACAGTCTTACCGCTGGTGGGACGGACGCAGTGGTGTCTGGGCAATTACGACCGATGAAGCCGACAAGGAGAATCCAACCTGGAGTAATCCTCGTCGCATCTGCAACGGGATCATGATGAATAAGCCCACGGTCCTGCCGAACGGCGACTGGCTGCTGCCCGTGGCCGTCTGGAAACAACCGGCGAAAGAAGCGATTGAGTACCGTTTCGATTTACCTGAGGAACGGGGCGGTAACATTATTATCTCCCGGGATCAGGGAAAAACGTTTGAACTGCTGGGACAGACCGATGTTCCCGAGCGTACATTCGACGAACATATGATTGTCGAACGCAAGGACGGCAGCCTGTGGACCCTGGTGCGTACGCGTTATGGCATTGGCGAATCGATTTCCACGGACGGTGGTAAGACCTGGTCCCCCGGGAAAGCGTCGACCATTCCGCACATCAATGCCCGCTTCTTCATTCGCCGGCTGAATTCCGGTAATCTGTTGCTGGTGCGTCACAATCCTACCGACCGCAAGACGCGACGCGATCTGACCGCTTACATCTCAAAGGATGATGGCAAGACCTGGGAGGGAGGACTGCTGCTGGATGAACGACCGGGAGTCTCCTATCCAGACGGTGTGCAGAGCAAAGATGGAACGATCTACATCATCTACGATTACTCCCGAACCGGCGACAAGAATATCCTGATGAGCACCTTTACCGAAGAGGACGTTCTGGCTGGCAAACCGGTTTCCGGTAAAGTCCGTCAGCGGGTGCTCATCAACCAGGCAACGGGCGAAATACCCAGGAAGTAA
- a CDS encoding family 16 glycoside hydrolase, producing the protein MRCLFYLVVFSGLLFVPAESFAKARQNVLILFSDNQNQEDCGCYGNKVIKTPHIDQLAREGTRYQYAFATTASCGPCRGVFYTGLQTYANGQYGHPHGVHNFRLRPHVETVFALLDKNKYRTGMIGKYHLWPEDTTIDFQPKVGSYAVKAMSDLAAEFIQQESDEPFFLVLGFHDPHPTSRTQPEWGVRSPEPGMPVEEYDPAQIQVPRYLPDRPEVREGLAGYYQQISYMDAGIGRILKALEESGHADDTLVIFTSDHGSSEPGAMANHYDPGVHVPMIIREPGLPTEKQGVVSDAMVSLLDVTPTVLDWTQTKGPRYKLQGRSMLPTIGQQHTPGWDDVILAHNFHEVTMYYPMRTIRTRDYKLIWNLEWRSKYPLPIDTLARATWNETLRLQEPTLGQRTVHKFLFRDEVELYDLKQDPDEVINVACQPEYQDVRRALSEKLLNYLQESDDLWLKQYTLPISCESPAEEQAAEYKPLFNGKDLTGWTLKRANRKGYHVADGKLICPSDGGGFLFTEKEFGDFSLKFDFKLTEGANNGIAISCPLVDQRPAYEGIEIQVLDNKGYPKKLKPTQYHGSVYDVIPAKKGALKPAGEWNHEEIICRGSKITVIVNDMPVLQTDLADIKDPKVLEKHPGLKRTRGHIGLLGHGSHVEYKNIRVKEY; encoded by the coding sequence ATGAGGTGTCTGTTTTATCTGGTCGTATTTTCTGGTCTGCTGTTCGTGCCCGCAGAGTCTTTTGCGAAAGCGCGGCAAAATGTACTGATTCTGTTTTCTGACAATCAGAACCAGGAAGACTGTGGCTGCTACGGCAACAAGGTAATCAAGACACCTCATATCGATCAACTGGCCCGGGAAGGGACGCGCTACCAGTATGCATTCGCGACCACTGCTTCCTGCGGTCCCTGTCGCGGTGTGTTTTATACCGGGTTACAGACTTATGCGAACGGGCAGTATGGACATCCGCACGGTGTGCATAATTTTCGACTGAGACCTCATGTTGAGACCGTTTTCGCGCTGCTCGATAAAAACAAGTATCGCACGGGGATGATCGGCAAATACCATCTCTGGCCGGAAGACACCACAATCGATTTTCAGCCTAAAGTTGGCAGTTACGCGGTCAAAGCGATGTCCGACCTGGCTGCCGAGTTTATCCAGCAGGAAAGTGATGAGCCGTTCTTCCTGGTGCTGGGTTTTCACGATCCGCATCCGACCTCCCGCACACAACCCGAATGGGGTGTCAGATCTCCCGAACCCGGAATGCCTGTAGAAGAGTACGATCCTGCCCAGATCCAGGTGCCCCGTTATCTGCCCGATCGACCTGAAGTACGCGAAGGACTGGCCGGCTATTACCAGCAGATCAGCTATATGGACGCCGGCATTGGTCGTATTCTCAAGGCACTGGAAGAATCGGGGCACGCAGACGATACGCTGGTCATTTTCACCAGCGATCACGGTTCCTCTGAGCCCGGAGCGATGGCCAACCATTACGATCCGGGAGTGCATGTGCCGATGATTATCCGCGAACCGGGACTGCCGACTGAGAAACAGGGAGTCGTCTCAGACGCGATGGTCTCACTGCTCGATGTCACTCCGACTGTGCTGGACTGGACGCAGACCAAAGGGCCTCGCTACAAGCTACAGGGGCGGAGCATGCTGCCAACGATCGGTCAGCAGCACACTCCCGGCTGGGATGATGTCATTCTGGCGCACAACTTTCATGAAGTGACCATGTATTATCCGATGCGGACGATTCGCACTCGCGACTATAAACTGATCTGGAACCTGGAATGGCGATCGAAGTATCCCCTGCCCATCGACACCCTTGCGCGGGCCACCTGGAATGAAACACTGCGTTTGCAGGAACCGACACTCGGGCAGCGGACCGTACACAAATTCCTGTTCCGTGACGAAGTTGAACTGTACGATCTGAAGCAGGATCCAGACGAGGTCATCAACGTGGCCTGTCAGCCCGAATACCAGGATGTCCGCAGAGCGCTCTCGGAAAAGCTGCTGAACTATCTGCAGGAGTCCGATGATTTGTGGCTCAAACAGTATACACTGCCGATCTCGTGTGAATCGCCTGCAGAGGAACAGGCGGCTGAATACAAGCCTCTGTTCAACGGCAAGGATCTGACCGGCTGGACGTTAAAGCGGGCCAACCGCAAAGGGTATCATGTTGCTGATGGCAAGCTGATTTGTCCGTCTGATGGAGGGGGCTTCCTGTTTACCGAGAAAGAATTTGGTGACTTCAGTCTGAAATTCGATTTCAAACTCACCGAAGGGGCCAACAACGGAATTGCCATCAGCTGTCCCCTCGTCGATCAAAGGCCCGCTTACGAGGGAATCGAAATCCAGGTACTGGATAACAAAGGCTACCCGAAGAAGCTGAAGCCGACCCAATACCATGGCTCAGTGTATGATGTCATCCCGGCGAAAAAAGGTGCTTTGAAACCGGCCGGAGAATGGAACCACGAGGAAATTATCTGCCGTGGTTCGAAAATCACTGTGATTGTCAATGACATGCCCGTTCTGCAGACCGACCTGGCGGACATTAAAGACCCCAAGGTTCTGGAAAAACACCCCGGTCTCAAACGCACGCGCGGTCATATCGGCCTGTTGGGCCATGGCAGCCATGTGGAGTATAAAAACATCCGGGTCAAAGAGTATTGA